Within the Bacteroidota bacterium genome, the region ACAGGGAGATATTCCTGAAAGCAGGGTGTAACGACTACATTTCAAAGCCATTCACCCGTCAGACACTTATAGCCGCATGCGACAAGGCGACTGGAAACCTGTCTCTCTGAGCAGGTTGCCCTCTTACTTGAGGACAACCATTTTCTTAACAGAGTTAAATCTTCCTGCCGACATTTGATAGAAGTAGATGCCACTGGGCAACCCGGTGGCATCGAAAATAAATTCATAAGTTCCGGCGTCAAATTCACCGTTTGCAAGTACACCAACCTCATTCCCGAGCACATCAAAAATTTTCAACTTCAATTCACCTTTCCACGGAAGTGTGACCAGAATTTTAGTTTCCGGGTTGAATGGATTGGGGAAATTCTGACTGAGGCTAAAATCGGAAGGGAGATCAGAAGTTTTCAATATGCCTGTGTATACATCATTCTGGGCAGAAGGGGTTCCCAGTCTTTTACCGGTTCTCCATGATGAAGCGAGGGTATTGTCGAGTGTCGGATTGACCAGTGCGAGTGAATAACCGTCACCGTTCGCTTTGGGGTCCCACGGGTCTGCGATGCCGTATTTTACACTGTCTACAAGATTGTCTAACGGATCCAGAAGGAAGACAGTCTCACCATCACTCGATAGACCAAACGGGAAATTTCCTTTATAATTCACTGCCGAAGGGTGGAAAAACTTAAATTTTACAGAATCCTCACATACAGTCAGGTAGCCAGCCGGCGGGATTATTGAACCCTCCGGAAGTATGAATTCATTTCCTTCACCCGAGTCTTTGACCTTGTAGCCGGAGAGATTAACAGCCTGCCTTGCAGGATTGAATATCTCTATCCAGTCACCTGTATCGTAAAGTGAATTGCTTTTATAATTTATTTCATTTATCACCAGTTGTGAATCGGGCGGTGTCCAGGGCTCAAAAATTGCTTTGAGTGTAATATTCGCTGTTGGGAGAATCTCAATCTTTTCAGTAGTTTCATTCACAAATCCTTCCCATCTGACGAACCGGTAACCCGCATTTGGCAGAGCTCTCAACTTGAGTGGTACCCCTTTAAAAAAGACGGGTTTGGCATTCCACTTCATCGGTACTGTGTGGGCAATTACTTTCCCGGCTGTTGAATCATTTGATGTGAGATGAACTGAAAAAGAGCCGGGGAGTCCAAATCTGTCATAAAAGAACTGTCGCATCGATCCCGGTCTGAGGTTTATAAATTCGCGAATGAGGTCGATCTGAACATCCCATGTTGCTCCGAAAGAGATGGAATTGGGCCAGCGAACCTTGTGTTTTGGCATTTCATTCACGAGGAGGCCACGGATACTGTCGAGCACGGACAATGAACGGGAAGTTTCAAAAGTGGTACTGATGTGAGCCGCCATTCTCTGAATGAACTCATTTTTGAATTCCGGGTTCATCATCAGGCGTCTGAAAATTAAAGTAGCCCAAGGGGGATTTGTGGAAATGGTATTTGTGGTATCGAGTGCATATCTCAAAGTATTTGTGTTATACATTCCCTGAGAGTTTCCGTTGTAGCAAAAATCAAGATCATAAAGAAGCCATCTCCACTTTGCACCCGGTTTCCGTTCGCGCCACAATTTAACATTGTTTGCGGGCCAGTCACCGTTAGCACCAAATATTTCCGCCACATTGTAATCGATATAAGAGTCGATATCTATAATTGATTTTGCGTGTTCATAGTTGGCAGGTACAGCAAGGTCGTTGTTTTTCAGGAAGTTGTACATTTCGTAATAAGCTACTGAATCGCCTGTGCTTACATCTGCCACTTTCGAATACTCGATCAGATCGAGGTCGGCTTCCGCGACATTATAGTGATATTCTATATAATGTTCGTTCAGCTTTTCGCGGATATTATGGATTCCCCAGTATCTGCCGTTAATAAAAAGAATGGAGGGTCTGTATTCCTGCTGGTCGATGTTCATCCTGCCTTTGATGAGGGAAGAAATCATTCCCTCCCTTACCATCGTGCGGTACCAGTCCTGTCCGGCATTTCTAAGAACCAGATTGTTGAATTCATAGAGATAGGAATCTTTAAACACTTTATAACGGATTTTAGAATCGCCATATTTATCCCTCATGTAAACTGCAAGTGATTTTTCGGGATAGAGCCGTGTACATCCGCCATAAATTTTGACTCCGGCATTTACTTTAAAAGCCCGTGATTTATCAGCCTCGTAAAATTCGAGGGAGACAGGCCGTTCCCAATCCTGATTCCAGTTTCTGGGACCTGAGGAGCAATAAGCAGTGATGCCGTTGGTTCCCTGTACATAGATACCCGCCGTGTCGCTGAAGAAATTTGCCGGGTCGGTAGAGAGGGAAAAAACAGGGAGATCGGTGGTTACATTAATAAAATATGTGTTGGTTACAGTCTTTGAAGGGAGGCTTTGCAGTTTGAAAGTCTTTGCCCTGATAACGGTCGTTGAGTCGAGTTGAACAGGAGAAGAGTAGAGCCGCGAATTTGCTTTTGGTTCGGAGCCGTCTGTCGTGTATCTGATTTCGCTTCCTGCCATTGAGGTGGATAAAGAAACACTGACAGGAGAAGGGAAGAAACCTCCGTTGAGAGTAAATTCCGGATCGGGACAGCGGGCTGTTATGTTTGACTCAAAATTGATGGTGCCGGGGGTTGCGGGGTAGAAAGTATACCAGTTGTTCTCGCCATCGGGAAATCTGCCGTAAGAGATATCACTCGTTTGAGTTCCAAAACGCATCGTATCAATCATTAGAGAATTGGGTCCGAAGAGTCCCACCATTTCGCCACTTGCGGTCAGCTTAAAATTGGCGTGCAAGCCGGTATTATGATCATCGCACCAGATAATTAAAAATCCGTTTGCGGGGATAATAACACCTGAAGCAGGCAACTGCCACTTCTGTGGCTCGCTAAAAATGTCGGTCAGGAAGTACCCCGAAATGTCAACAGCAATCGAGTCAGGGTTGTAAAGTTCGACCCAGTCGCCAAATTCATTAAACTGGGGGTCGCGGATAGTATTTGTGTTGGATGCCATCACCTCGTTTATCTTAACACGGACGGGGTTTTGAGCCATCAAATTAGTGGAAACAGCAATAAATAACAATAGTAAAGCAAATGTCTGCTTCATGGATAAACCTGTATAGAATAAATAAAACTGAAACCAAATATAACCTTTTAAGTTGTGAAAGCAGGGGAATGGAGATTTTTCTCCCCGGTTACAAACCTGTTGGTAAACTTTTGTATATTTCACAGATTTTTTAATAAATATTTGAGAGAAAAGAAGATGAGATACAAATTGCTGGGAAGATCCGGTGTAAAGGTTTCGGAGTTATGTCTGGGTGCCATGTCATTTGGAACGGAGTGGGGATCGGGAGCTGATAAAGAGGAGAGCAGGAAGGTTTTTGACAGATATGCGGAGGCGGGGGGCAATTTTATCGATACAGCGAACCGGTATACAGAGGGGACAAGTGAGAGATATCTTGCTGAATTCATGGGGAGTGAACGGGACAAATTTGTGGTTGCCACCAAATACAGCCTCTATACCAAAAGAGGGGATTTGAATGACGCAGGCAACAGCAGGAAAAACATGTTCAGGTCAGTTGAAGGTAGTCTGAAGAGGCTCGGAACTGATTATATCGACATTTTATATGTCCACATGTGGGATTTTACAACCCCTGTGGATGAAGTGTTGCGTGGTTTGGATGATCTTGTCAGGATGGGCAAGGTTACCTATGTCGCTATCTCAGATACACCTGCCTGGGTGGTTTCAGCCGCACAGGTGATGGCTGAGTTGAAGGGTTGGTCGCAGTTTGTTGCACTTCAAGCCGAGTATAATCTGCTGAAAAGGGATGCAGAGAGAGACCTTTTGCCGATGTGTGAACATTATGACATCACCTGTACTTCTTGGGCTCCCATTGCCGGTGGAGTACTTTCAGGCAAATATCTTCAGGACCCGGGTGCCGAGGGGAGAATAAAATCCGGAAGCGTAAGGAGAAGTGATAAAAGTAATGAGATCACAAGAAAAGTCGTGGAAATAGCCGGTAAACTTGGGGTATCAGCGACCCAGGTGGCGATGAACTGGCACAGGCAAAACCGCTACAGAATTATTCCCGTGATAGGAGCCAGAAAAGAAGAGCAGATAGTTGACAGTCTTGGCTGTCTTGATTTTGAGATCCCTGCGGAATTTATGAAGGAACTTGACAATCTTACCGCGATAGAGCCGGGTTTCCCTCATGATCTGCTTACCGGGGCACAGGCAACCGATCTCCTGTATGGAGGTCTTTTCGATAAATTTGACAATCACAGAAGAAAATGACAACAGAAGAAGTACTTTCTGAGCTGGAGGCTTTTGGCAGGGAAGATGTTAGAGAAGGAAGAGCAAGGTTTGGCATTAGAGCTGTCTCTTCCTTCGGTGTCCCGCTTCCCGGAATTAAGTCGATTGCAAAAAAGATAAAAAAAGATCATGAATTGTCGCTCGCCCTTTGGAGAACCGGAAACCATGATGCGAGAATTCTTTCATTTATGATTGCAGATCCTAAAAAATTCACTGTCGATGACGCCGAGGAGTGGATGCCCGAGATGCTTTCCTGGGATTTGACCGACGGGGCAGCCATCTACCTTTTTCGAAAATGTGACTGGGTAATTCAGAAGGTAAACGAGTGGATTGGAAGTGACGAGGAATTCAGACGCCGGCAGGGTTTTGTTCTTATGGCGGTGCTGGCTGTCCATGGCAAAAAGCTGCCGAACTCACTTTTTATCGACTGGCTTGACGACCTCTATGATGGAGCAAGTGACAAAAGGAACTTTGTAAAGAAGGCTGTAAACTGGGCGATCAGGCAGATCGGAAAGAAGAATAAGACACTCAGGCAGCATGCTCTTATCACATGCGAGAGGATACTTTCTGACGGAGAAAAACTGAACTGGATTGCACTGGATGCTAAAAGAGAATTGAATGATCCAAAGACAGTTGCAAGAATAAAGGAAGGTTAGCTTTATGGTACGGGAAAAATCTTTTGGAGAATACACTTTTACCACTGACAGCGAAAAAGTGGACTACGCAGTGGTCATCGGTTACTTAAAGAGAAGTTACTGGGCAAGTGACATACCGCCGGAGACATCCATAAGAGCAATTAAAAATTCCCTCTGCTTCAGTATACTGTTTAATGATGAAATGGTTGGTTTTTCGCGGGTAGTAACTGATTTTGCCAGATTCGCATATCTTGCGGATGTTTTCATTCTTGAGGAGCATCGCGGGAAGGGACTGTCAAAATTACTGATGGAGTTTATTCTTGCATACCCGGGGATAAAAGGGTGCAGATTCCTTCTTGCCACCAGGGATGCACACGGATTGTATGTAAAATACGGCTTTAAGGTCCTGGACGATTCGTGGAAGTATATGTCCAGAAAGGAAGAGAAGAAGTAATTCAATTCACGGATAAATCACTTCTTCTCTTCAAAAATGCTGTGGTTATTTCAAATAGAGCATTTTAAGCTTTTTTGAAAATCCAGGGGTAACCATTTCGTAGAAATAGATTCCCGATACGAGGTCTACGGGTTTAAAACTAACCTGATGACTTCCTGCCTTCTGTGATTCGTTCACCAAAGTTGCAACTTTTTTCCCGAGAATATCATAAACGCTTATTGTAACCATTCCGTCAACGGCTGTGCTGTAGGAAATCACAGTTTCAGGATTGAACGGGTTAGGGTAATTTTGCTGCAAAGAGAATGATCGAGCCACATCCGACTCCACTTCGACAGGACCGAAAAATTTGTATGTTCCGTCGAAATCGGTCTGTTTCAGTCTGTAGGAGATTAAACCTGAAGCAGTAATTCTGTCAGTGAAAGAATATTCCGAAGGCGATTCTTTGGTACCTGCTCCGGTGACAAAACCTGCATTAATCCAGGCAGAGCCATCGACAGACCTTTGCACTTCAAAACCCTTGTTATTGAGTTCGGAAGCGGTTGTCCACTTCAGATTTACGAAATCACCTTCTTTCGAAGCCGTGAAAGCGGCAAGCTCAACAGGGAGTGCAGAAAATACATAGATACCGATATCATCGATGTACCAGCCGTCTTTCACGAGAGAGATGTCTGTTCTCAGTTCGAATTTTATTTTTACTGATTTGTTTGCATAGGCGGAAAGATTTATTTCTTCCCTTTTCCAGTTGGAGGAAGTGCCGTCATAGATTGGCATGCCGGCAGGAACCTGCTTACCGCTCCCTGATGCGGGTTTCGACAATGATCCTGCGAGAGCAGACCAAGTGGTGCCGTTATCAGTCGAGATCATCACAACACCACAATCCCATTGGGTTTCGATATCCCACTTCGTAAAGAAGGAGAGTTTGGGATTTGCATAACCGGTAAGATTGATTTGATTTGTCGTTGCAATTGTCACTGTGGCATTACTTGCATAATTCCCGGTTTTGGAATCTGTATATGAAACAGGAGCGGAATTAAAAGATGTAGTTGTGGCTTCCCATTTTGGAGTGGACGGTGTAGCGGTTATTGTCCAGAGAGTTAACGGGTTATTTGTGGTGTCATTAAATACAAACTGAGGAACGCCTGTAACAAAACCAATTGTATCAATTCCCATGGTAACACCATTTTTCGAAGTGACAAGTCTCAACTTGCAGAGTGTATCAACGGGTGCAAAGGGTGAAACCGCAAACGAAAGAGGAGTTGAAGTTGTGAATGTACCTCGTGAAGGGATGGTCGGAATGTTTATCGTCCCGTTGCCGACAGATACAAAACCCGATATCGGTTCAAGAGTTACGGTGATATTATCCGCACCTGAAAGTCCCTTGTTTTTCATTGTGACACTCATTTCAACCTGGTCGCCGGGTGAAATATACTGGCGGTTCAACTGGTAGTTTGAGAGGCTCACGAAATCACCAGCCACCCAGGTATAGTAGAGATTTGGCTTAAGGTTTTCAATTGCAAGAGGGAATATTCTGGACTGGGGGGGCCAAAATCCATCGGCGTCACCGCCGACTTCGGGAGTCATTGCGAAGATTTTACCATTGTTTTCGATATCACCATCATAGAGAAAATCGTCGGAACTTCCCCGCACAGGATAGAGAAGCTGCCAGGCTGTTCCGGGTGAATATCCATTCATTGCGACCATGTCTGAGGCAAATTCGATAAAGATTGTGGAGTCAGGAGCCAGGTAAGTCCAGCAGCCGTAGGGATATATCAGCAGATTGCTGTAAGTGTGATAATTAAGGGCTGTCCTGAAGTTTTTACCGATAACAAAGTTCCTGTATCCCTGTGATTCAAGTTCCGAGAACTCGGAGGGACCTCTGTAATCGATGGCAGAAGGGGTTGTACTCGAGCCCCCGTTCGGAGAATTCCAGTAGGTATAGGGACCAAAATTTCTGTTTAGATCAACACCGTAAGAACCGCTGTTGAGGCTTCTGTTTTTCCGCCATTGTCCACCTCCCGATGGGTTTGTTGACCGGTTGTATTCGTATCCATCAGGGTTTAAGCAGGGGATAAACCAGATTTCACGATTGTCAACAAGGTATTTTACGGAAGGATTTGTATTGTAGTTTTCAAGAAGATAATACATATAGTAGATTACACTCATCATACCTGCAGGTTCTCTGGCGTGAGTAAGTGCGGTGTAGATGGCTCTCGGTTCATTTTCCGTGACATCCGGGTTATCGGAAATTTTTACCGCATATATTTGTCTTCCTTCACCGGTGGCGCCTATGCTTGACTTTACAGTGATGAGGTTCGGGAATCTTGCCCTCATAGTGTCGAGTTGGGCATTTATTTCGGCATAAGTGTAGTATCCACCCATCGAACCGTAACCCAGACCTTCAACTCCGTAGGATTCTTTGCTCGACTGAATAACCTGAAGTTTTTCCTCTTCGGTAAGCACGGGGAGATTTTTGTAATAATCATTCCAGTCATCTATTAGTATTTCATAACGGATACCTGATTTTTGGAGATTTTCCACATCCTTGGCAGAGAGGAAAACAGAGAG harbors:
- a CDS encoding CotH kinase family protein, which translates into the protein MKQTFALLLLFIAVSTNLMAQNPVRVKINEVMASNTNTIRDPQFNEFGDWVELYNPDSIAVDISGYFLTDIFSEPQKWQLPASGVIIPANGFLIIWCDDHNTGLHANFKLTASGEMVGLFGPNSLMIDTMRFGTQTSDISYGRFPDGENNWYTFYPATPGTINFESNITARCPDPEFTLNGGFFPSPVSVSLSTSMAGSEIRYTTDGSEPKANSRLYSSPVQLDSTTVIRAKTFKLQSLPSKTVTNTYFINVTTDLPVFSLSTDPANFFSDTAGIYVQGTNGITAYCSSGPRNWNQDWERPVSLEFYEADKSRAFKVNAGVKIYGGCTRLYPEKSLAVYMRDKYGDSKIRYKVFKDSYLYEFNNLVLRNAGQDWYRTMVREGMISSLIKGRMNIDQQEYRPSILFINGRYWGIHNIREKLNEHYIEYHYNVAEADLDLIEYSKVADVSTGDSVAYYEMYNFLKNNDLAVPANYEHAKSIIDIDSYIDYNVAEIFGANGDWPANNVKLWRERKPGAKWRWLLYDLDFCYNGNSQGMYNTNTLRYALDTTNTISTNPPWATLIFRRLMMNPEFKNEFIQRMAAHISTTFETSRSLSVLDSIRGLLVNEMPKHKVRWPNSISFGATWDVQIDLIREFINLRPGSMRQFFYDRFGLPGSFSVHLTSNDSTAGKVIAHTVPMKWNAKPVFFKGVPLKLRALPNAGYRFVRWEGFVNETTEKIEILPTANITLKAIFEPWTPPDSQLVINEINYKSNSLYDTGDWIEIFNPARQAVNLSGYKVKDSGEGNEFILPEGSIIPPAGYLTVCEDSVKFKFFHPSAVNYKGNFPFGLSSDGETVFLLDPLDNLVDSVKYGIADPWDPKANGDGYSLALVNPTLDNTLASSWRTGKRLGTPSAQNDVYTGILKTSDLPSDFSLSQNFPNPFNPETKILVTLPWKGELKLKIFDVLGNEVGVLANGEFDAGTYEFIFDATGLPSGIYFYQMSAGRFNSVKKMVVLK
- a CDS encoding aldo/keto reductase, whose protein sequence is MRYKLLGRSGVKVSELCLGAMSFGTEWGSGADKEESRKVFDRYAEAGGNFIDTANRYTEGTSERYLAEFMGSERDKFVVATKYSLYTKRGDLNDAGNSRKNMFRSVEGSLKRLGTDYIDILYVHMWDFTTPVDEVLRGLDDLVRMGKVTYVAISDTPAWVVSAAQVMAELKGWSQFVALQAEYNLLKRDAERDLLPMCEHYDITCTSWAPIAGGVLSGKYLQDPGAEGRIKSGSVRRSDKSNEITRKVVEIAGKLGVSATQVAMNWHRQNRYRIIPVIGARKEEQIVDSLGCLDFEIPAEFMKELDNLTAIEPGFPHDLLTGAQATDLLYGGLFDKFDNHRRK
- a CDS encoding DNA alkylation repair protein, producing MTTEEVLSELEAFGREDVREGRARFGIRAVSSFGVPLPGIKSIAKKIKKDHELSLALWRTGNHDARILSFMIADPKKFTVDDAEEWMPEMLSWDLTDGAAIYLFRKCDWVIQKVNEWIGSDEEFRRRQGFVLMAVLAVHGKKLPNSLFIDWLDDLYDGASDKRNFVKKAVNWAIRQIGKKNKTLRQHALITCERILSDGEKLNWIALDAKRELNDPKTVARIKEG
- a CDS encoding GNAT family N-acetyltransferase, with protein sequence MVREKSFGEYTFTTDSEKVDYAVVIGYLKRSYWASDIPPETSIRAIKNSLCFSILFNDEMVGFSRVVTDFARFAYLADVFILEEHRGKGLSKLLMEFILAYPGIKGCRFLLATRDAHGLYVKYGFKVLDDSWKYMSRKEEKK
- a CDS encoding immune inhibitor A, yielding MKKIFTLCIFLLTLTSLNHSQEIFKKVKIFPNDLKSDIELLRSYNVIIDEAFMGKDNSLSVFLSAKDVENLQKSGIRYEILIDDWNDYYKNLPVLTEEEKLQVIQSSKESYGVEGLGYGSMGGYYTYAEINAQLDTMRARFPNLITVKSSIGATGEGRQIYAVKISDNPDVTENEPRAIYTALTHAREPAGMMSVIYYMYYLLENYNTNPSVKYLVDNREIWFIPCLNPDGYEYNRSTNPSGGGQWRKNRSLNSGSYGVDLNRNFGPYTYWNSPNGGSSTTPSAIDYRGPSEFSELESQGYRNFVIGKNFRTALNYHTYSNLLIYPYGCWTYLAPDSTIFIEFASDMVAMNGYSPGTAWQLLYPVRGSSDDFLYDGDIENNGKIFAMTPEVGGDADGFWPPQSRIFPLAIENLKPNLYYTWVAGDFVSLSNYQLNRQYISPGDQVEMSVTMKNKGLSGADNITVTLEPISGFVSVGNGTINIPTIPSRGTFTTSTPLSFAVSPFAPVDTLCKLRLVTSKNGVTMGIDTIGFVTGVPQFVFNDTTNNPLTLWTITATPSTPKWEATTTSFNSAPVSYTDSKTGNYASNATVTIATTNQINLTGYANPKLSFFTKWDIETQWDCGVVMISTDNGTTWSALAGSLSKPASGSGKQVPAGMPIYDGTSSNWKREEINLSAYANKSVKIKFELRTDISLVKDGWYIDDIGIYVFSALPVELAAFTASKEGDFVNLKWTTASELNNKGFEVQRSVDGSAWINAGFVTGAGTKESPSEYSFTDRITASGLISYRLKQTDFDGTYKFFGPVEVESDVARSFSLQQNYPNPFNPETVISYSTAVDGMVTISVYDILGKKVATLVNESQKAGSHQVSFKPVDLVSGIYFYEMVTPGFSKKLKMLYLK